In Treponema denticola, one genomic interval encodes:
- a CDS encoding nicotinate phosphoribosyltransferase, whose amino-acid sequence MICNALFSDFYELTMAQGFWKKGNKTKTVFEMFFRSNPFKGGYSVFAGLEPLLKTIQNFHFEKSDIDWLKSLGIFEKDFLEYIAGFKFSGNIWAMKEGSVVFPNEPLIRVEADAVEALLLEGLILNMINFQTLIATKTARIWLASKKGAIMEFGLRRAQGNDGAMSATRAAYIGGAFGTSNSLAAKELGIPALGTMAHSWIMSFKSEEDAFQAYADMYPDNSIFLIDTYDTLRSGIVNAIKVGKRLQEKGKNFGVRLDSGDIYYLSKDVRKRLDEAGCPQARISVSNELTEEIVESLVQNNAPIDSWGVGTHMVTGGNEASLTGVYKMAARKSLGETEWTPVMKFSDNPAKMTNPACKQVWRLYNPDGTFKADVLTFENEKIEEGVEQTFYHPANDYQNFTFTPTKVEALLEKRIENGKAVGKTPSLKEIKAYAEKQLDSLDYTSKRLLNPHIYKVSLSEKMRDLKQQLIKNKPIFKN is encoded by the coding sequence ATGATTTGCAACGCTTTATTTTCAGACTTTTATGAATTGACAATGGCTCAAGGTTTTTGGAAAAAAGGAAATAAAACAAAAACCGTTTTTGAAATGTTTTTTAGATCAAATCCTTTTAAGGGGGGCTATTCCGTCTTTGCAGGACTTGAACCCCTCTTAAAAACCATTCAAAATTTTCACTTTGAAAAAAGCGATATCGATTGGCTTAAGTCTTTAGGAATATTCGAAAAAGATTTTTTAGAATATATTGCCGGTTTTAAATTCTCTGGTAATATTTGGGCAATGAAAGAAGGAAGTGTCGTTTTCCCGAATGAACCCTTAATCCGTGTCGAAGCTGATGCGGTTGAAGCCTTGCTCTTGGAAGGCCTAATTTTAAACATGATAAATTTCCAAACCCTTATAGCAACCAAAACAGCCCGAATTTGGCTGGCTTCAAAAAAAGGAGCTATAATGGAATTCGGACTTCGACGGGCTCAGGGCAATGACGGAGCTATGAGTGCAACAAGGGCTGCCTACATAGGCGGAGCCTTCGGTACAAGTAATTCCCTTGCTGCCAAGGAACTCGGCATACCCGCCCTCGGAACAATGGCGCACTCATGGATAATGTCTTTTAAAAGCGAAGAGGATGCTTTTCAGGCCTATGCCGACATGTATCCCGACAATTCAATATTCTTAATAGATACTTATGATACGCTCCGTTCGGGTATCGTAAATGCTATAAAGGTAGGAAAACGCCTGCAAGAAAAGGGAAAGAATTTCGGTGTCCGCCTCGATTCGGGCGATATTTATTATTTGAGTAAGGATGTTCGGAAGCGCCTCGATGAAGCCGGCTGTCCTCAGGCAAGGATTTCCGTTTCAAACGAACTGACGGAAGAAATTGTAGAATCCCTTGTTCAAAATAATGCACCTATAGATTCTTGGGGAGTAGGGACTCACATGGTTACAGGCGGAAATGAAGCCTCCCTTACAGGCGTATACAAAATGGCAGCCCGCAAAAGTTTAGGAGAAACGGAATGGACTCCTGTTATGAAATTTTCGGATAATCCCGCAAAGATGACTAATCCTGCATGTAAGCAGGTTTGGCGCCTATACAATCCTGACGGAACATTTAAGGCCGATGTGTTGACCTTTGAAAACGAAAAAATTGAAGAGGGTGTGGAACAGACCTTTTATCATCCTGCAAACGATTATCAGAATTTTACATTTACACCGACAAAGGTTGAAGCTCTTTTAGAAAAGCGTATTGAAAACGGCAAGGCAGTCGGCAAGACTCCAAGTCTTAAAGAAATAAAAGCCTATGCTGAAAAACAGCTCGACAGTTTGGACTACACTTCAAAACGCCTTTTAAACCCTCACATATACAAGGTTTCTTTAAGCGAAAAAATGAGGGATTTAAAACAGCAGCTGATAAAAAACAAACCGATTTTTAAAAACTGA
- a CDS encoding Rpn family recombination-promoting nuclease/putative transposase produces MSTSNRKYKDSVFVDLFSEDEKAKENFLSLYNALHNSTLEDIEQLKNIRLDQVLYMTFYNDVSYLVDNKIIVLAEHQSTINPNMPLRCLEYISRLYESLFESKEKYSRKLLNIPTPEFYVFYNGEEPYPSDKTLKLSDAFTEKTTGTNLELTVKVININRQNRHPVLENCKTMQEYSIFVETVRKWKEIDTQNGFEKAVEECISNNILREYLKRKTKEVLNMLVAEYDYETDIAVQRAEEREIAFAEGIERGIEQGIAQGSYQTKLETAAALKKLGVDIIKIAEGTGLSWEEIEKL; encoded by the coding sequence ATGAGTACTTCAAACAGAAAATACAAAGATTCGGTATTCGTTGATTTGTTTAGTGAAGATGAAAAAGCAAAAGAGAATTTTTTGTCGCTTTATAATGCGTTGCATAATAGTACACTTGAAGATATAGAGCAGCTAAAAAATATCCGCCTTGATCAGGTCCTTTATATGACATTTTATAATGATGTATCATACCTCGTGGATAACAAAATAATAGTACTTGCTGAACACCAATCCACTATCAACCCAAATATGCCTTTGCGCTGCCTTGAATACATCAGCCGTCTTTATGAAAGCCTCTTTGAATCAAAAGAAAAATACAGCCGTAAACTCTTAAACATTCCGACTCCCGAATTTTATGTTTTTTATAATGGAGAAGAGCCATATCCTTCCGATAAAACTCTGAAACTATCGGATGCTTTTACAGAAAAGACAACGGGAACTAATCTTGAGTTGACCGTTAAGGTCATAAACATAAACCGGCAAAACCGACATCCTGTATTGGAAAACTGTAAAACAATGCAAGAATACAGTATATTTGTGGAAACGGTAAGGAAATGGAAAGAAATAGATACTCAAAACGGCTTTGAAAAAGCCGTTGAAGAATGCATATCAAACAATATTTTGCGTGAATATCTAAAACGCAAGACTAAGGAGGTATTAAATATGTTAGTAGCAGAATATGATTATGAAACCGATATAGCTGTACAGCGTGCAGAAGAGCGTGAAATAGCCTTTGCTGAAGGGATTGAACGAGGAATTGAACAAGGAATAGCACAAGGCTCTTACCAAACCAAGCTTGAAACTGCGGCAGCATTAAAAAAACTCGGAGTTGATATTATTAAAATAGCCGAAGGTACAGGCTTAAGCTGGGAAGAAATCGAAAAGCTATAA
- a CDS encoding FlgD immunoglobulin-like domain containing protein, whose amino-acid sequence MKKIQKTLFISIFLFAAGILASAETYTWTGAVDGVFTNPNNWKDSSNNTPTWGSILPAATYKISNTPSRIPYLPNNVTLAAGTTKIEVGTNSTSASLILGDFSFGGSVTIMVNEKGTLGLSGTPAQITLFNNSQITLQPDSTVWYYGGYPNNIFPGPYQNFKVTGNINADSLTVEKTTSIGNNNPVTIKAATQTYKGAVTVQKDVTFDAATSVTFTAAANVNAGTQNLSFTGGGAVNMQGVTAGTVDATGALSLTVNGTVNLSGDLKAKNLTVNTATVSAAKIEVNQAATVSTATTITAQTQTYTDAVTVNANTTFNASSNLTFGSDGTVGGTGSIIVSGNGTVNIQKNINLTGGTSKFEQTGTGAVNIGNVSSIKAATQIYKGAVTINADTEFNTSTALTFKDTVSGSQKITLSGTGNVNIGNNITLTGTNGIIEQTGSGIITIDGSLSSVPLTPPVKISAYEQTYKGAVTINTGTEFHTVNSVNFGAAVNAGSNSIGFWGQSVTTQAVNAGTMTSHASSTLTLNGNIILTGDLNTNGSVTGEGNIDVTGPWQHSGTGNITAKGNIKAGTFTQTAAGSILLFNGSGIQTLEVVSASQIQNLENNGNLKLNSDITIIGTFENNGTFDAQTRTVKLDPPANGTVTITGTGTAGDTAFNNLSLTNAGGKTLTINGKITVDNLNISGTSAASKLTVQGGTDSEITLTSDQTPDPGTKKGYYLNVNTNIRIADGKTYYVADSILGSPNPANWEHMYSTWKTNATNDNWNTASNWTPGVVPTADWPVIIPAGGVGTKYPKLTAPSLTNPAPQAQSVTVHGELDLDSYTISDGSNTAPLINNSVLKMTGTAAQKAWFENSSSNDKITLGDNSTIEYYDSTNNDVWAGPYKNLSLNNRPDLKTNNENLTVNGVLTITGSGTHIDTGTGTQTYNGIITATGKDIILEGSTITTKHNITANNIKVLGDWNSNSGTITANINIEAAKWNSTGNVTATTGKIKVTGDWNSNSGNITAGTNIEAAKWNSKQGSITAGADIIVTGDWYSERSIISGINITSSGSKWTSWGGITATGNIDIENELAFTGGRITVGGNLAAKKLNAYSDAYSGGLIFFNGSGTRKLSGAGGNNIIDGKIQNLEIKSGVTLKLESDITITVGLNNQGEFDAVTKSKKVRLVHAAGLLTPPVPPNNITIKGNTSAVNTKFHNLECTNAGGKALTINGKITVAGNFDISGTAWNDLLNIKGPGEITLGSNQTPGSGTPPQKGYYLNIHTNIPITGTYTYRVKESKPDGTEQEIYTDKKPKNWIFDDCLIEMKWLGGSGTTDPEKTAWSAPKNWLPNGIPGIHTPVKIESGKTYYPKLTANVKAKTITLNGELDLDSYTISDDAGGTSRSHIDNKGKLKMTGTEGSPTDQKTWLEIPTSNIGDCITHNDSSIVEYYGSTNNNVWKGPYKNLSLNNRPDLKTNNEDLTVSEKLTIRGSNTHINTGNTSTGGTQTYNGTIDAGNGTSSSPYMNIEFTAKSLETKPASGNNPLNITAGTIQVNAEAWESNANIGAASITVSGNWTSQKGDINLRGGLSAGSFVQNNGILTLGGNGSILKYTAPSGKIKIESLKISSSATVSLGSDIIITKKFQNDGTFKTTTQTVTLEHLGGQIDIIGNNSAASTVGATNNTDFYNLVCTGAGGKTIKFANKISVHGNLTLRGSSGSLLKISGTDNITSSIPELNHSGTIYINSNKNPSNDSDKCKWLDVNVNLPIKSVDSNTYTCKTYESRITGTIQLIEAGNPLNWIFNDYIGEMKWSAKEANDTDKTKWDKSKNWIPNGIPGTHTKVNIPTGINKYPKLESSTNAKAEKITLNGELDLAGYVITDTLNTAPLTNNGLLKMTGTADQKTWFENSSSNDKITLGDNSTVQYDSGSSANVFSGPYANLILNRSIAAAFSLTVNKKTTVNAAATITAPAQTYGGDVRINANTTFSAINSITFSHAIGASANNVTFDGTGIINTQAVTAGNITLNLNTGAWTSSGVINSSGDITVNNGSGAWTSSGSVTADNINTQRDWISSDDVTAAGNITSNNAWTASSGNIALKGNLSANQFTQTGGTLIFNGNGTPQTLLFTNPAGQKNIYNLIIDTGAKLELCSDITIKRDFTNKGTFNADTHTVTLTNDADHKIIGTDTAGDTKFYNLFCEDAGDKTLTFENEIWVEKKMYLSGSYSTGIKPLNIDGNGVVSLNNNHPIPGNVSITNIRQKFLRVFSNKVKIGNNKYYGTDESTDDQGTTKNNNGWVFYKTFELVNSFAIPGKNEIYLLFKNGSANNVYTELTEADLANPNFTPLIITDGSSHVYAENRLYIPERLPLPSAIKEHTFWKFTLNNSISPDWILNQNALISLDYYDRKKQKLHISDIGIDMITPQRASNSIVLRSFDASEDDKALPRLDVTILAEKKGASNNAQLYFYSKDSAEHKLWHPGTVPIGPPPRFAVPQAGTTNYGCTLENNLLKSIISEQDVHLEPNKVGGFMYIYDGWLPCARLRNSNDILSFDVWHFKIVGVQKQKGGVSIFDNVLDPYKGQETIIAAHLQKPGMLTIQIMSLDGSIIRTIERSYKAAGDHIYFWDGKNNGGNPVARGIYFVRIAGPDIDEVRKILVVKN is encoded by the coding sequence ATGAAGAAAATACAAAAAACTCTATTTATATCGATTTTTCTCTTTGCCGCAGGAATACTCGCCTCGGCTGAAACCTATACATGGACGGGGGCTGTAGACGGGGTTTTTACAAATCCCAATAATTGGAAAGATAGTTCAAATAATACGCCAACATGGGGTTCTATTTTGCCGGCTGCTACGTATAAAATTTCTAATACGCCTTCGCGTATTCCGTATTTACCCAACAATGTCACACTTGCTGCCGGTACGACAAAAATTGAAGTGGGAACGAATAGTACTTCAGCTTCCTTAATATTAGGCGATTTTTCTTTTGGGGGTTCGGTAACTATAATGGTAAACGAAAAGGGAACATTGGGACTTTCCGGTACTCCGGCTCAAATAACATTGTTCAACAACTCACAAATAACCTTGCAACCGGATTCCACAGTTTGGTATTACGGCGGTTACCCTAACAATATTTTCCCCGGGCCATATCAAAATTTTAAAGTAACGGGAAACATTAACGCCGACTCTCTTACGGTAGAGAAAACGACGTCGATAGGGAATAATAATCCGGTAACAATAAAAGCTGCAACACAAACCTATAAGGGGGCCGTAACTGTACAAAAGGATGTCACCTTTGATGCGGCAACTTCTGTAACTTTTACAGCTGCAGCGAACGTGAACGCGGGAACGCAAAATCTGTCCTTTACCGGCGGCGGGGCGGTGAATATGCAGGGAGTTACCGCCGGAACGGTGGATGCGACGGGAGCTTTGAGCCTTACGGTAAACGGAACCGTTAATTTGAGCGGGGATTTAAAAGCAAAGAATTTGACTGTAAATACCGCTACTGTCTCTGCCGCAAAAATTGAAGTGAACCAAGCGGCAACCGTAAGCACTGCCACAACGATTACCGCCCAGACGCAAACGTATACGGACGCCGTAACGGTAAATGCAAATACAACGTTCAACGCATCCTCAAATCTTACCTTCGGCTCGGACGGAACCGTCGGCGGAACGGGAAGCATTATTGTTTCGGGTAACGGCACGGTCAACATACAAAAGAATATAAACCTGACGGGAGGTACTTCCAAGTTCGAACAAACGGGAACGGGTGCTGTAAACATAGGAAATGTGTCTTCAATAAAAGCTGCAACACAAATCTATAAGGGCGCCGTAACGATAAACGCGGACACGGAATTTAATACATCGACAGCGCTTACTTTTAAGGACACGGTAAGCGGCTCCCAAAAAATTACCCTTTCCGGCACCGGAAATGTAAATATAGGTAACAACATAACCTTAACCGGCACCAACGGTATCATTGAACAAACGGGTAGCGGAATCATAACAATAGACGGTTCTCTTTCCTCTGTTCCTCTGACTCCTCCGGTCAAAATCAGTGCGTATGAGCAAACATATAAAGGAGCTGTAACTATAAATACAGGTACGGAGTTCCATACGGTAAATTCGGTAAATTTTGGGGCGGCTGTGAATGCAGGGAGTAACAGCATCGGCTTTTGGGGGCAGTCCGTTACTACGCAGGCGGTTAATGCCGGAACCATGACCTCTCATGCATCATCAACCCTTACGTTGAACGGTAATATAATTTTAACCGGAGATTTAAATACAAACGGCAGCGTCACCGGCGAAGGAAATATTGATGTCACAGGACCTTGGCAGCATTCCGGAACGGGTAATATAACGGCAAAGGGTAATATAAAAGCTGGAACATTCACACAAACAGCAGCCGGCTCTATTCTTCTATTTAACGGAAGCGGGATACAAACTTTAGAGGTCGTTTCGGCTTCTCAAATACAAAATTTGGAAAATAATGGAAATCTTAAACTAAATTCAGATATTACAATAATCGGTACATTTGAAAATAATGGAACCTTTGATGCACAAACAAGAACAGTTAAACTTGACCCTCCTGCAAACGGAACCGTAACGATTACAGGTACCGGCACTGCAGGCGATACGGCATTCAATAATCTAAGTCTTACAAATGCAGGTGGGAAAACGCTCACAATAAACGGAAAAATTACGGTAGACAACCTCAACATAAGCGGTACATCGGCTGCAAGTAAGCTGACTGTTCAAGGCGGAACTGACTCCGAAATTACCCTGACTTCCGATCAAACGCCCGATCCGGGCACAAAAAAAGGCTATTACTTAAATGTAAACACGAATATCCGCATAGCGGATGGGAAAACCTATTATGTTGCTGATAGCATCTTGGGAAGTCCAAATCCGGCAAACTGGGAACATATGTATTCTACATGGAAAACTAATGCAACAAACGACAATTGGAATACTGCATCAAACTGGACGCCCGGAGTAGTTCCGACTGCCGATTGGCCGGTCATAATTCCTGCAGGAGGTGTTGGAACTAAATATCCCAAACTTACAGCGCCCAGTCTAACAAACCCCGCCCCACAAGCTCAATCTGTTACGGTACACGGCGAACTGGATTTAGATTCTTATACAATAAGCGATGGATCAAACACTGCCCCTCTTATAAACAACAGCGTATTAAAAATGACGGGTACTGCCGCTCAAAAAGCGTGGTTTGAAAATTCTTCCTCCAACGATAAGATTACTCTAGGCGATAATTCTACAATCGAATATTATGATAGCACGAATAATGATGTCTGGGCAGGCCCCTATAAAAACCTTAGCTTAAATAACAGGCCTGACTTGAAAACAAATAATGAGAATTTAACTGTAAACGGAGTATTAACCATAACGGGCAGTGGTACCCATATAGACACCGGCACTGGTACTCAAACCTACAATGGAATAATAACTGCGACAGGGAAAGATATTATTCTCGAAGGTTCAACAATAACCACAAAACACAATATTACAGCAAATAACATTAAGGTACTAGGAGACTGGAACTCCAACAGCGGTACTATAACAGCCAACATAAACATAGAAGCAGCTAAATGGAATTCTACAGGTAATGTTACCGCAACTACAGGTAAAATTAAGGTAACGGGAGACTGGAACTCAAACAGCGGTAACATTACTGCTGGAACAAACATAGAAGCCGCCAAATGGAATTCTAAACAAGGATCTATAACAGCCGGAGCCGACATTATCGTTACCGGTGATTGGTATTCAGAACGGTCTATCATCAGCGGAATAAATATAACTTCAAGCGGAAGTAAATGGACTTCTTGGGGAGGGATTACTGCAACCGGAAATATTGATATCGAAAACGAATTAGCATTTACCGGAGGCCGTATAACTGTAGGCGGTAATCTTGCTGCAAAAAAATTAAATGCCTACTCAGATGCCTATAGCGGAGGCTTAATCTTCTTTAATGGAAGCGGAACACGAAAACTTTCAGGCGCGGGCGGTAATAATATTATCGATGGTAAAATTCAAAATTTGGAAATAAAATCAGGTGTAACTTTGAAGCTTGAATCGGATATAACTATTACCGTAGGTTTGAATAATCAAGGAGAATTTGATGCCGTAACAAAAAGCAAAAAAGTAAGGTTAGTTCATGCCGCAGGCTTACTTACTCCACCTGTTCCTCCCAATAATATCACAATCAAAGGAAACACATCTGCAGTCAATACAAAATTTCATAATTTGGAATGCACAAACGCAGGCGGAAAAGCCCTTACAATAAACGGTAAAATAACGGTTGCCGGAAATTTTGATATAAGCGGTACGGCATGGAACGATTTATTGAATATTAAAGGCCCGGGAGAAATTACACTCGGCAGTAATCAAACGCCGGGCAGCGGTACACCTCCACAAAAAGGCTATTATTTAAATATACACACAAATATACCTATCACTGGTACATATACCTATAGAGTAAAAGAAAGCAAGCCGGACGGTACAGAGCAAGAAATATATACCGATAAAAAACCTAAAAACTGGATTTTCGACGATTGCCTTATTGAAATGAAATGGCTGGGCGGTAGTGGGACAACCGATCCCGAAAAAACAGCTTGGTCAGCACCTAAAAACTGGCTGCCGAACGGAATTCCGGGAATACACACTCCGGTAAAAATCGAATCGGGAAAAACATACTATCCAAAACTGACAGCAAACGTAAAAGCAAAGACCATTACACTAAACGGTGAGCTGGATTTAGATTCTTATACAATAAGCGATGATGCCGGAGGAACAAGCAGAAGCCATATTGATAATAAAGGTAAATTAAAAATGACGGGTACAGAAGGCAGTCCTACAGACCAAAAAACATGGCTTGAGATTCCAACCTCTAATATTGGCGACTGTATTACTCACAATGACAGCTCCATTGTTGAATACTACGGCAGTACAAATAATAATGTTTGGAAAGGGCCATATAAAAATCTTAGCTTAAATAACAGACCTGACTTGAAAACAAATAATGAGGATTTAACTGTAAGTGAAAAATTGACCATAAGAGGAAGTAATACCCATATAAACACCGGCAACACTTCAACCGGAGGAACGCAAACATACAACGGCACTATTGATGCTGGTAATGGAACTTCATCATCTCCCTATATGAATATTGAATTTACGGCAAAATCTTTAGAGACAAAACCGGCTTCTGGGAACAACCCTCTTAATATCACAGCAGGAACAATACAAGTAAACGCAGAAGCATGGGAGTCGAATGCAAACATTGGTGCTGCATCCATTACCGTTTCAGGCAACTGGACATCGCAGAAAGGAGACATAAATCTTAGAGGCGGTTTAAGTGCTGGCTCCTTTGTTCAAAATAACGGAATCCTCACTCTCGGCGGAAACGGCAGTATACTTAAATATACAGCTCCTTCAGGGAAGATAAAAATAGAAAGCCTTAAAATATCCTCTTCGGCAACTGTAAGTCTCGGCTCTGATATCATTATTACTAAAAAATTCCAAAACGATGGAACCTTTAAAACAACCACTCAGACCGTAACGCTGGAGCATTTAGGAGGCCAAATAGATATTATAGGTAATAATTCGGCAGCAAGTACAGTGGGTGCAACAAATAATACAGACTTTTATAACCTCGTCTGTACCGGAGCGGGAGGGAAAACCATTAAATTTGCTAATAAGATTTCCGTACATGGAAACCTAACTTTGCGCGGTTCCTCAGGCAGCCTACTTAAAATATCGGGAACTGATAATATTACCTCTTCAATACCGGAGCTGAATCACAGCGGTACTATTTATATCAATAGCAATAAAAATCCTTCTAACGATTCGGATAAATGCAAATGGCTGGATGTTAATGTAAACCTTCCAATAAAATCAGTAGATTCTAATACTTATACCTGTAAAACCTATGAAAGCCGCATAACAGGAACCATCCAGCTTATAGAGGCCGGTAATCCTCTAAACTGGATTTTTAACGATTATATCGGTGAGATGAAATGGTCTGCGAAAGAAGCAAACGATACAGACAAAACAAAGTGGGATAAATCTAAAAACTGGATTCCTAATGGAATTCCGGGAACACACACTAAGGTAAATATTCCTACAGGAATAAATAAGTACCCCAAACTGGAAAGCTCTACAAATGCTAAGGCAGAAAAAATTACGCTAAACGGTGAATTGGACTTAGCCGGCTATGTTATAACTGATACATTAAATACTGCCCCTCTTACAAACAATGGTCTATTAAAAATGACGGGTACTGCCGATCAAAAAACATGGTTTGAAAATTCTTCCTCCAACGATAAGATTACTCTAGGCGATAATTCTACGGTTCAATACGATTCCGGCTCTTCCGCAAATGTTTTCAGTGGGCCTTATGCAAATCTTATACTGAACAGAAGTATAGCAGCAGCATTTTCTCTTACAGTAAATAAAAAGACAACTGTAAATGCTGCCGCAACGATTACTGCGCCGGCACAGACTTATGGAGGGGATGTAAGGATAAACGCAAACACAACATTCAGCGCAATCAACTCGATCACATTTAGCCATGCTATTGGAGCCTCAGCAAACAATGTTACATTTGATGGTACAGGCATAATAAATACGCAAGCGGTTACCGCAGGCAATATAACCCTAAATTTAAACACCGGCGCGTGGACTTCATCAGGGGTAATTAATTCAAGTGGAGACATCACCGTAAATAACGGTTCTGGTGCATGGACTTCATCAGGATCTGTTACAGCAGATAACATCAATACACAGCGCGATTGGATTTCTTCAGACGATGTTACTGCAGCCGGAAACATAACATCTAATAATGCATGGACTGCCTCAAGCGGTAATATTGCACTCAAAGGCAACCTTAGCGCTAATCAATTTACACAAACAGGCGGAACTCTCATATTTAACGGTAACGGAACTCCTCAAACTCTTTTATTTACAAATCCGGCAGGACAAAAAAACATATACAATCTTATAATTGATACTGGAGCAAAGTTAGAACTCTGCTCGGATATTACCATTAAAAGAGATTTTACAAACAAAGGTACCTTTAACGCTGACACTCATACCGTAACACTGACTAATGACGCTGATCATAAAATTATAGGCACAGATACTGCAGGAGATACCAAATTCTATAATTTATTCTGCGAAGATGCAGGAGATAAAACTCTCACCTTTGAAAATGAAATTTGGGTAGAAAAGAAGATGTATCTTTCAGGCTCTTACAGTACCGGAATAAAGCCTTTAAATATAGATGGAAACGGAGTTGTTTCTCTTAATAATAATCACCCCATTCCTGGTAATGTTTCTATCACCAATATAAGACAAAAATTCTTAAGAGTTTTCTCCAATAAAGTCAAGATAGGCAATAACAAATACTATGGAACCGATGAAAGTACCGATGATCAGGGTACAACTAAAAATAATAATGGATGGGTTTTTTATAAGACCTTTGAGCTGGTTAATTCCTTTGCGATACCCGGTAAAAACGAAATATACCTTTTATTTAAAAACGGCAGTGCAAATAATGTATATACGGAACTGACAGAAGCAGATTTGGCTAATCCCAATTTTACTCCTCTAATAATAACCGATGGGTCAAGCCATGTGTATGCAGAAAATAGATTGTATATACCTGAAAGATTGCCTCTCCCATCGGCTATTAAAGAACATACTTTTTGGAAATTTACCCTTAATAACTCAATATCGCCGGATTGGATCTTAAATCAAAACGCTCTTATTTCTCTTGACTACTATGATAGAAAAAAACAAAAGCTCCATATCTCCGATATAGGTATAGATATGATAACACCCCAAAGAGCTTCTAACTCAATAGTTCTGCGCAGCTTTGATGCGTCTGAAGATGATAAGGCTTTGCCTCGGCTTGATGTTACTATATTAGCAGAAAAAAAAGGTGCTTCAAATAATGCTCAACTCTATTTTTACTCCAAGGATTCAGCCGAACATAAGCTTTGGCATCCGGGAACAGTACCTATAGGTCCGCCGCCGCGCTTTGCCGTTCCTCAAGCCGGAACCACAAACTATGGCTGTACATTAGAAAATAATCTTCTAAAATCTATAATTTCTGAACAGGATGTTCACTTAGAGCCGAATAAAGTGGGAGGCTTTATGTATATCTATGACGGATGGCTTCCTTGTGCAAGGCTTAGAAATTCAAACGATATTCTTTCTTTTGATGTTTGGCACTTTAAGATAGTAGGTGTTCAAAAACAAAAGGGCGGCGTTTCTATCTTTGATAATGTTTTGGATCCATACAAGGGACAGGAAACGATCATTGCAGCCCACTTACAAAAACCGGGAATGCTTACAATTCAAATAATGAGCCTCGACGGAAGCATTATTAGAACCATAGAGCGCTCTTACAAAGCTGCCGGTGACCACATTTATTTCTGGGACGGTAAAAACAATGGCGGAAATCCTGTTGCTAGAGGTATCTACTTTGTAAGGATAGCCGGTCCCGATATTGATGAAGTAAGAAAAATATTGGTAGTTAAAAACTAA